In one Drosophila pseudoobscura strain MV-25-SWS-2005 chromosome X, UCI_Dpse_MV25, whole genome shotgun sequence genomic region, the following are encoded:
- the LOC4812054 gene encoding uncharacterized protein — protein sequence MFLTKSSSARHSLLVLLLALCCLSSAFSAKITKKVEKPSSTGEKAEPSAAEEAAPPVAEEEEANENNDDEDDDDDDDEEEEEQEADKEAAAAAAVAATTGGSKNPTAVQAATDPTDLSVWGMVRTLWTWLRSDLGESLFGDDDEEKPSAGTGAETSAVEGRTFGKIRRLQMALIPIIFKFGVLSAMVAFLVAIGMKSLFLLKVLVLMNAVAILGKFITLKSTLFGQYEHTAPTFNYPGWNPHAKESWGATGLSGPGGPNGHPPSKEIHLHIHGNAQTQAQLAGQGYNYETQGGWASRSDPYGGYAPTGQFGESQQPAVATADAVPKDTDPMALLPTKYRARHLIR from the exons ATG TTTCTCACAAAGAGTTCAAGTGCGAGGCACTcactgctggtgctgttgctggcccTCTGCTGCCTGAGCAGCGCTTTTAGCGCCAAGATAACAAAAAAGGTCGAGAAACCCTCGTCTACTGGAGAAAAAGCCGAACCATCTGCCGCCGAGGAGGCTGCCCCACCAGtcgccgaggaggaggaagccAATGAAaacaacgacgacgaggatgatgatgatgatgacgacgaggaggaggaggagcaggaggcagacaaagaggcagcagcagcagcagctgttgccgcCACAACCGGTGGCAGCAAGAACCCCACCGCCGTCCAGGCGGCCACAGACCCCACCGATCTCAGTGTCTGGGGCATGGTGCGCACACTCTGGACCTGGCTGCGCAGCGATCTGGGTGAAAGCCTCttcggcgacgacgacgaagagaAGCCATCCGCCGGCACCGGCGCCGAAACCTCAGCTGTGG AGGGCCGTACCTTTGGCAAGATCCGTCGCCTGCAGATGGCCCTGATACCGATCATCTTCAAGTTCGGCGTACTGTCGGCCATGGTGGCCTTCCTGGTGGCCATTGGAATGAAGTCGCTGTTCCTGCTGAAGGTTTTGGTGCTGATGAATGCCGTGGCCATTTTGGGCAAGTTCATAACGCTGAAATCGACCCTCTTCGGGCAGTACGAGCACACGGCGCCCACGTTCAACTATCCCGGCTGGAATCCCCATGCCAAGGAGTCCTGGGGAGCCACTGGTCTGAGCGGACCCGGTGGACCCAACGGCCATCCGCCCAGCAAGGAGATCCATCTGCACATCCACGGCAatgcccagacccaggcccagctCGCCGGCCAGGGCTACAACTACGAGACGCAGGGGGGCTGGGCCAGTCGCTCGGATCCCTATGGCGGCTACGCCCCTACGGGACAGTTCGGGGAGAGCCAGCAGCCGGCTGTGGCGACTGCCGACGCGGTGCCCAAGGACACCGATCCGATGGCCCTGCTGCCGACCAAGTACCGGGCGAGACATCTGATCCGCTGA
- the LOC6900074 gene encoding uncharacterized protein: MSNQFSHSCSLFWLSMATLLALTTAQYYTQYNPYYTPSPTFSSLNQYYYQTTPYPYYYSTYTTPSPYANTKIRIWPYVIGQYLYPVYNNNNYNNPYASLSNSNWQNYYASVYQANWGRK, translated from the exons ATGTCGAACCAGTTCAGCCACAGTTGCAGCCTCTTCTGGCTATCGATGGCCACCCTGCTGGCG CTGACGACGGCCCAGTACTACACACAGTACAATCCGTACTACACGCCCAGTCCGACGTTCTCCAGCCTGAACCAGTACTACTACCAGACCACGCCGTATCCCTACTACTACAGCACGTACACGACGCCGAGTCCCTATGCCAACACCAAGATACGCATCTGGCCGTATGTGATCGGCCAGTATCTGTATCCggtgtacaacaacaacaactacaacaatcCCTATGCCTCGCTGAGCAATTCCAACTGGCAGAACTACTACGCGAGCGTCTATCAGGCGAACTGGGGCCGAAAGTAG
- the ckd gene encoding U-scoloptoxin(01)-Er1a → MFNATKMVYSYRILWLSGVLLAPILLAAIAVQGQEPASPVFQNHKTKEWTNLDNITFSFDCKRRSVGFYADMEYNCQIFHMCDEEGNRIPHLCANETSFNQEYRICDWDYNFNCTESPKWFYLNELTYATDPPDEDDEDY, encoded by the exons ATGTTCAACGCCACAAAAATGGTTTACAGTTATAGAATTTTATGGCTTTCCGGCGTTTTACTAG CTCCCATCCTGCTGGCCGCCATTGCGGTTCAGGGCCAAGAGCCAGCCAGTCCAGTATTTCAAAATCACAAGACGAAGGAATGGACGAATTTAGATAATATAACATTCTCATTCGATTGCAAGCGGCGTTCGGTGGGCTTCTATGCCGATATGGAGTACAATTGCCAG ATCTTCCATATGTGCGACGAAGAGGGCAATCGGATTCCACACCTGTGCGCCAACGAGACGAGCTTCAATCAGGAATACAGAATCTGCGATTGGGACTACAATTTCAATTGCACAGAGTCACCC AAATGGTTCTATCTGAATGAACTGACTTACGCCACGGATCCGCCAGATGAAGACGATGAGGATTACTAA